In Nocardia yunnanensis, one DNA window encodes the following:
- a CDS encoding DUF167 domain-containing protein, producing MPTVVRATIKPGSKKGPLVETSDDGALHLYVRAPAVEGKANRAAIELLASHYGVPKSAVRLIAGATSRFKRFEIDD from the coding sequence GTGCCGACAGTGGTCCGGGCGACCATCAAACCCGGCAGCAAGAAGGGCCCGCTGGTCGAAACCAGCGACGACGGCGCCCTGCACCTGTATGTGCGAGCGCCCGCGGTGGAAGGCAAGGCCAACCGGGCGGCCATCGAACTGCTGGCCTCGCACTACGGCGTCCCCAAGTCGGCGGTGCGCCTGATCGCCGGCGCCACCTCCCGGTTCAAGCGCTTCGAGATCGACGACTAG
- a CDS encoding DUF1214 domain-containing protein codes for MTAVPLSAVGTAYTPPTNTDLHPDWPKDQEVAKYIHNLTPQQYWDLYYASLSHAQTRPADNALLDQLASIGWTPDKKLDLAALPETERARWEQAWPKALSQIEVDMGKSEVNGWKIGRSGVGDYGTDYASRAVVAYAGLGANLPQDAIYPNTRVDDKNTQLNADHTYVLHFPADQIPPVKGFWSLTMYDDRGFFVDNPINRYAVRGERLTKNPDGSVDIYIQRENPGPAKESNWLPTPASGDFNVMMRTYWPDQKIIDGAWNPPAVTRTN; via the coding sequence ATGACCGCGGTCCCGCTCAGCGCGGTCGGTACCGCCTACACCCCGCCGACCAATACCGATCTGCACCCGGACTGGCCCAAGGATCAGGAAGTCGCCAAGTACATCCACAACCTGACCCCGCAACAGTATTGGGATCTGTATTACGCGAGCCTGTCGCACGCCCAGACCCGCCCCGCCGACAATGCGCTGCTCGATCAGTTGGCGTCGATCGGCTGGACCCCGGACAAGAAACTCGACCTGGCCGCGCTGCCGGAGACCGAGCGCGCCCGGTGGGAACAGGCATGGCCGAAGGCGTTGTCGCAGATCGAGGTCGACATGGGCAAGAGCGAGGTCAATGGCTGGAAGATCGGACGCAGCGGGGTCGGTGACTACGGCACCGATTACGCCTCGCGCGCAGTGGTCGCCTACGCCGGTCTGGGTGCGAACCTGCCCCAGGACGCGATCTACCCCAATACTCGCGTCGACGACAAGAACACCCAGCTCAACGCCGACCACACCTACGTGCTGCACTTCCCCGCCGACCAGATCCCTCCAGTCAAGGGTTTCTGGTCGCTGACCATGTACGACGATCGCGGCTTCTTCGTCGACAACCCGATCAACCGCTACGCCGTGCGCGGCGAGCGTCTCACCAAGAATCCCGATGGGTCGGTCGACATCTACATTCAGCGTGAAAACCCGGGTCCGGCAAAGGAATCCAACTGGCTGCCCACGCCCGCGTCCGGTGACTTCAACGTGATGATGCGCACCTACTGGCCCGACCAGAAGATCATCGACGGCGCCTGGAACCCGCCCGCGGTCACCCGCACCAACTGA
- a CDS encoding tRNA (cytidine(34)-2'-O)-methyltransferase, protein MLHLVLFEPRIPPNTGNAIRLAAGTGCQLHLIEPLGFDLSEPKLRRAGLDYHDLAVVTVHENLAAAWDVIRPERVFAFTATATTHNTDIAYRDGDVLLFGPEPTGLPAAVLTDPRVTEQLRIPMLPGRRSMNLSNAAAVAVYEAWRQLGFPGAV, encoded by the coding sequence ATGCTTCACCTCGTGCTATTCGAACCGCGCATCCCGCCCAATACCGGTAATGCCATTCGGCTGGCGGCTGGGACGGGGTGTCAGCTGCATCTGATCGAACCGCTCGGTTTCGACCTATCGGAGCCGAAGCTACGGCGGGCCGGGTTGGACTACCACGACCTGGCCGTTGTCACCGTGCACGAGAACCTCGCGGCCGCTTGGGATGTCATCCGGCCCGAGCGGGTCTTCGCGTTCACCGCGACGGCCACCACGCACAACACCGATATCGCCTATCGCGACGGCGATGTCCTGCTCTTCGGGCCCGAGCCCACCGGTCTGCCCGCGGCGGTCCTCACCGACCCGCGCGTCACCGAGCAACTGCGCATTCCCATGCTGCCGGGCCGCCGCTCCATGAATCTGTCCAATGCCGCGGCCGTCGCGGTTTACGAGGCGTGGCGGCAACTGGGCTTCCCCGGCGCGGTCTAG
- a CDS encoding 2,4'-dihydroxyacetophenone dioxygenase family protein, whose product MLPLAALPQGELLTLNVDDLPLIEDSLGPGVSTKLLRLDMEAGKRVVLATFAPGVSLPIHYHTGTAEVYTLAGRWRYREYPDQPQTAGSYLYEPGGSVHTFYTPADNTEDIVMLIFVAGANVNFTDDGQFHSILDAVSIKAQADMFAAQGVEGLRYINGSATVIAGTD is encoded by the coding sequence CTGCTGCCACTGGCCGCGCTGCCCCAGGGCGAGCTGCTCACTCTCAATGTCGACGACCTGCCATTGATCGAGGATTCCCTGGGGCCGGGCGTGTCCACCAAACTGCTGCGGCTGGACATGGAGGCCGGGAAAAGGGTCGTGCTGGCCACTTTCGCTCCGGGGGTGAGTCTGCCGATCCACTATCACACCGGTACCGCCGAGGTGTACACGCTCGCCGGCCGCTGGCGCTACCGCGAGTACCCCGACCAGCCGCAGACCGCGGGCTCCTACCTCTACGAGCCGGGCGGATCGGTGCACACCTTCTACACCCCGGCCGACAACACCGAGGACATCGTGATGCTGATCTTCGTCGCCGGGGCCAACGTCAACTTCACCGACGACGGCCAGTTCCACTCGATCCTCGACGCGGTCTCGATCAAGGCTCAGGCCGACATGTTCGCCGCGCAAGGCGTCGAGGGGCTGCGCTACATCAACGGGTCGGCCACCGTCATCGCCGGGACTGACTAG
- the metX gene encoding homoserine O-acetyltransferase MetX translates to MTVNIESRTSRHAAELLLPPPDGTLASIAIGDVELESGAVIPDVTLAVQRWGELSEHADNVVLVEHALTGDSHVVGPADVHHSQPGWWDGIVGPGAPMDTREWCVIATNVLGGCKGSTGPASLAPDGKPWGARFPEISIRDQVTAETKLFELLGIERLAAVVGGSMGGMRVLEWMVGSPDRVGAALVLAVGARATADQIGTQTTQQAAIKADPNWQGGNYHGTGRAPMAGMGIARRIAHLTYRTESELDHRFENHAQGDEDPWAGGRYAVQSYLEYQADKLISRFDPATYVLLSEAMNRHDVGRGRGGVAAALASTPVPCVVGGVDSDRLYPLRTQQELAELLPGAKGLEIIHSRDGHDGFLTEFEAVGKLVVETMELARARRASGD, encoded by the coding sequence TTGACCGTGAACATCGAATCGAGGACGTCCCGTCACGCGGCCGAGCTGTTGCTGCCGCCGCCGGACGGGACGCTCGCGAGCATTGCCATCGGGGACGTCGAGCTCGAATCCGGAGCCGTCATCCCCGATGTCACGCTGGCCGTGCAACGGTGGGGCGAACTGTCGGAGCACGCGGACAACGTGGTGCTCGTCGAGCACGCGCTGACCGGTGATTCGCATGTGGTCGGCCCCGCCGACGTGCACCACAGCCAGCCCGGCTGGTGGGACGGCATCGTCGGCCCCGGCGCCCCGATGGACACCCGCGAATGGTGTGTCATCGCCACCAATGTGCTGGGCGGCTGTAAGGGCAGCACCGGGCCGGCCTCGCTGGCACCGGACGGAAAGCCTTGGGGCGCAAGGTTTCCCGAGATCTCGATTCGCGATCAGGTGACCGCGGAGACCAAGCTGTTCGAGCTGCTCGGCATCGAGCGGCTGGCCGCCGTGGTCGGCGGCTCGATGGGCGGCATGCGGGTGCTGGAGTGGATGGTCGGCAGTCCCGACCGCGTCGGCGCCGCGCTGGTGCTGGCGGTCGGCGCGCGCGCCACCGCCGATCAGATCGGCACCCAGACCACCCAGCAGGCCGCCATCAAGGCCGATCCGAACTGGCAGGGCGGCAACTATCACGGCACCGGGCGCGCGCCCATGGCCGGCATGGGGATCGCCCGGCGCATCGCGCATCTGACCTACCGCACCGAATCCGAGCTGGATCATCGCTTCGAGAACCACGCCCAGGGCGACGAGGACCCCTGGGCGGGTGGGCGCTACGCGGTGCAGAGCTACCTGGAATACCAGGCGGACAAGCTGATCTCGCGTTTCGACCCGGCCACCTATGTGCTGCTCAGCGAGGCCATGAACCGCCACGACGTGGGCCGCGGGCGCGGCGGCGTCGCGGCGGCGCTGGCCTCGACGCCGGTGCCGTGCGTGGTCGGCGGCGTCGACTCCGATCGGCTCTACCCGCTGCGCACCCAGCAGGAGCTGGCCGAGCTGCTGCCCGGGGCCAAGGGGTTGGAGATCATCCACTCCCGAGACGGCCACGACGGTTTCCTCACCGAGTTCGAGGCGGTCGGCAAGCTCGTGGTCGAGACCATGGAGCTGGCGCGCGCCCGGCGGGCGTCCGGGGACTGA
- a CDS encoding TetR/AcrR family transcriptional regulator: protein MSELSSHIGVISRHRPGAHEHRPGLRERKKQQTRDRIIDVALRLCDEQGFDATTVEQIADAADVSPRTVNRYFDSKEAIVIAPIEGMGQVLAEALRAQPITGDELQALLDAFLSVVNRIIEADAPVPFRWFQQMQRISRDSVAVRALSMESADTKTRAMTTVLAERLRLSEDHLTVRLIAATWHGIVRVGMECEFDDESEFPDCTTAATAQALADSVLAAFTEFRRVCCGSTVASPTSESAAAAR from the coding sequence ATGTCGGAGTTGTCAAGTCACATCGGTGTGATCTCGCGTCACCGCCCCGGCGCCCATGAACACCGCCCCGGCCTGCGTGAGCGCAAGAAGCAGCAGACCCGCGACCGGATCATCGACGTCGCCCTGCGGCTGTGCGATGAGCAGGGCTTCGACGCCACCACCGTGGAGCAGATCGCCGACGCCGCCGACGTGTCGCCGCGCACCGTGAACCGGTACTTCGACAGCAAGGAGGCGATCGTCATCGCCCCCATCGAGGGGATGGGTCAGGTCCTCGCCGAGGCCTTGCGCGCGCAGCCCATCACCGGCGACGAATTGCAGGCGTTGCTCGACGCCTTCCTCTCGGTCGTGAACCGGATCATCGAAGCCGATGCGCCGGTGCCCTTTCGGTGGTTCCAGCAAATGCAGCGCATCTCCCGCGACAGTGTCGCGGTGCGCGCGCTCAGCATGGAATCGGCCGACACCAAGACCCGCGCCATGACCACCGTGCTGGCCGAGCGCCTGCGGTTGTCCGAGGATCACCTCACCGTGCGCCTCATCGCCGCCACCTGGCACGGCATCGTGCGGGTGGGCATGGAGTGCGAATTCGACGACGAATCCGAGTTCCCGGACTGCACCACCGCCGCCACCGCACAGGCGCTGGCCGACAGCGTGCTGGCCGCCTTCACCGAATTCCGGCGCGTCTGCTGCGGATCCACTGTGGCGAGCCCCACTTCCGAGAGTGCCGCCGCAGCCCGTTAG
- a CDS encoding MarR family winged helix-turn-helix transcriptional regulator, with translation MSVMTYRPAEVGLSVKRLQHRHHRAMNQALAPLGLSLVQWDTLRHLHRNPDASLHDLAVLTFQTDQSFGSLATRMADRGLIERIPGPGRAVRHRLTTQGERLRAEGQAIVDAILKESFHSLSSAELDQLGTLLDKALGPEAG, from the coding sequence ATGAGCGTCATGACCTATCGCCCGGCCGAGGTGGGCCTGTCCGTCAAGCGGCTGCAACACCGCCACCACCGCGCCATGAACCAGGCCCTGGCACCGCTGGGTCTTTCCCTGGTGCAGTGGGACACGTTGCGTCATCTGCACCGCAACCCGGATGCCTCGTTGCATGATCTGGCGGTGCTGACCTTCCAGACCGATCAATCGTTCGGCTCGCTGGCCACCCGGATGGCCGATCGCGGACTGATCGAGCGCATCCCGGGCCCGGGTCGCGCTGTCCGCCACCGGCTTACAACGCAGGGCGAGCGACTGCGCGCCGAGGGCCAAGCGATCGTCGACGCGATCCTGAAAGAGTCCTTCCACAGCCTGTCGTCCGCCGAACTCGACCAGCTGGGAACGCTCCTCGACAAAGCCCTCGGACCCGAAGCGGGTTAG
- a CDS encoding alpha/beta fold hydrolase — translation MSTPVPVGTLRPVITETHTLAGDLEITVADRDRTRPFLLLHGGGGVPTMAGFADLLAERTHSRVLLPTHPGFSGTPKAAGLTDVTTLARAYVALLDRLDLADVTVIGNSFGGWLAAEIALQASPRVSGAVIIDGIGIEVEGHPMTDVRDMSIEEIRALSWHNPSKAPVAPDGGTGPSPDVQALIGYTGPTMTDPTLAARLAGIQVPVHVLWGESDRMVGPEYGKAYAAAIPGAVFTLLPRTGHLPQAETPEELLGAILDLEISK, via the coding sequence ATGAGCACTCCCGTTCCGGTCGGCACCCTCCGGCCCGTCATCACCGAAACTCACACCCTCGCAGGTGATCTCGAGATCACCGTCGCCGACCGCGACCGCACCCGGCCCTTCCTGCTGCTGCACGGTGGCGGTGGAGTCCCGACCATGGCCGGATTCGCCGACCTGCTGGCCGAGCGCACCCACTCCCGCGTGCTACTGCCCACCCACCCCGGCTTCTCCGGCACCCCCAAAGCCGCCGGGCTGACCGACGTCACCACCCTGGCCCGCGCCTATGTCGCACTGCTCGACCGCCTCGACCTCGCCGACGTGACCGTGATCGGCAATTCCTTCGGCGGCTGGCTGGCCGCCGAGATCGCCCTGCAGGCCAGCCCGCGAGTCAGCGGCGCGGTGATCATCGACGGGATCGGCATCGAGGTCGAAGGCCACCCGATGACCGATGTGCGCGACATGTCGATCGAGGAGATCCGCGCACTGTCCTGGCACAACCCGAGCAAGGCGCCGGTCGCGCCCGACGGCGGCACCGGCCCGAGCCCGGACGTGCAGGCGCTCATCGGCTACACCGGCCCGACCATGACCGACCCAACCCTGGCCGCACGCCTGGCCGGCATCCAGGTGCCGGTACACGTGCTGTGGGGTGAGAGCGACCGCATGGTCGGCCCGGAGTACGGAAAGGCTTATGCCGCAGCGATTCCCGGCGCGGTCTTCACGCTGCTGCCCCGCACCGGCCATCTGCCGCAGGCCGAGACACCCGAGGAACTGCTCGGCGCGATCCTCGACCTCGAGATCTCGAAGTGA
- a CDS encoding MFS transporter, translated as MTVATDALGTDEKASPAKDSRRWFALAVIAMAQLMVVLDATIVTIAMPFAQQDLHISDGDKQWIFTAYTLIFGGLLLLGGRLADYLGRRRILMVGLVGFAAASALAGLAQNQAELFAGRALQGAFGALLAPAALSLVSVTFTEAKERARAFGVFAGVSAAGAALGLIAGGALVEYANWRWSLLVNTPVALLALVGAFAFVIKDVPTPRTGGYDLPGAITVTLGLISIVYGFSRAASDGWTASATLALFVVGVALLAAFVAIERRTANPLLPLRIPGEINRGGSYLIALLVPIAMFAMFLNLSFYLQIVQHYSALKTGVAFLPFPAGIVVSAGIASAVLPKIGPRPLMLAGSVLGAAGLLWLSRLEFGDSYAAALLPAMILIALGMGFLFVSMQTTALHQVDAEDSGVASALLNAAQQVGGSIGTALLTTISVQVAERYVRNNGAIDHVMQRASVHSYDVAFLIGAIFFLLCIPIAAFMVRDKPENLLEGDEHTVHVGV; from the coding sequence ATGACCGTAGCGACGGACGCTCTCGGTACAGACGAAAAAGCAAGTCCCGCAAAAGATTCCAGGCGCTGGTTCGCGCTCGCCGTGATCGCCATGGCGCAGCTCATGGTCGTCCTGGACGCCACCATCGTCACCATCGCCATGCCGTTCGCGCAGCAGGATCTGCACATCAGCGACGGCGACAAGCAGTGGATCTTCACCGCGTACACCCTGATCTTCGGCGGTCTGCTGCTGCTCGGCGGCCGCCTGGCGGACTACCTGGGCCGCCGCCGCATTCTCATGGTCGGCCTGGTCGGCTTCGCGGCCGCCTCCGCGCTGGCCGGTCTGGCGCAGAACCAGGCCGAACTGTTCGCGGGCCGCGCACTGCAGGGCGCGTTCGGCGCGCTGCTGGCCCCGGCCGCGCTGTCGCTGGTGTCGGTGACCTTCACCGAGGCCAAGGAACGGGCGCGGGCGTTCGGCGTGTTCGCGGGCGTGTCCGCGGCCGGCGCGGCGCTCGGCCTGATCGCCGGCGGTGCGCTCGTCGAATACGCGAACTGGCGTTGGTCGCTGCTGGTCAACACGCCCGTCGCGCTGCTGGCGCTGGTCGGCGCGTTCGCCTTCGTGATCAAGGACGTGCCCACGCCCCGCACCGGCGGCTACGACCTGCCCGGCGCGATCACCGTCACCCTCGGCCTGATCTCCATCGTCTACGGCTTCAGCCGCGCGGCCTCCGACGGCTGGACCGCCTCCGCCACGCTGGCCTTGTTCGTGGTGGGTGTGGCGCTGCTGGCGGCGTTCGTGGCGATCGAACGCCGGACCGCGAATCCGCTGCTGCCGCTGCGCATTCCGGGTGAGATCAACCGCGGCGGCTCGTATCTGATCGCGCTGCTGGTGCCGATCGCGATGTTCGCCATGTTCCTCAACCTGAGCTTCTACCTGCAGATCGTGCAGCACTACTCGGCGCTGAAGACGGGTGTGGCGTTCCTGCCGTTCCCGGCCGGGATCGTGGTGTCGGCGGGCATCGCCTCGGCGGTGCTGCCCAAGATCGGGCCGCGGCCGCTGATGCTGGCCGGTTCGGTGCTCGGCGCGGCGGGCCTGCTGTGGCTGTCGCGGCTGGAGTTCGGTGACAGCTATGCCGCCGCGCTGCTGCCGGCCATGATCCTGATCGCGCTGGGCATGGGCTTCCTGTTCGTGTCCATGCAGACCACCGCGCTGCATCAGGTCGACGCCGAGGACTCGGGCGTGGCCAGCGCGCTGCTCAATGCCGCGCAGCAGGTGGGCGGTTCCATCGGCACCGCGCTGCTGACCACCATCTCGGTGCAGGTCGCCGAGCGGTACGTGCGCAACAACGGGGCCATCGATCACGTGATGCAGCGGGCCTCGGTGCACTCCTACGATGTGGCGTTCCTGATCGGTGCGATCTTCTTCCTGCTCTGCATTCCGATCGCGGCGTTCATGGTTCGGGACAAGCCGGAGAATCTGCTCGAAGGCGACGAGCACACCGTGCACGTGGGCGTCTGA
- a CDS encoding DUF1214 domain-containing protein, producing the protein MRPLGTLSRVPADRRLANERRNTSMSPDLKAVAFDAYRSPGPERESNWLPAPTGPFQVMLRIYSPHGELLRGELAIPPLRKNL; encoded by the coding sequence ATGAGACCGCTCGGCACGCTATCCCGCGTACCCGCGGATCGCCGTCTCGCGAATGAACGGAGGAACACCAGCATGAGCCCGGATCTGAAGGCCGTCGCCTTCGACGCCTACCGATCACCCGGGCCCGAACGAGAATCCAACTGGCTGCCCGCACCCACCGGCCCGTTCCAGGTCATGCTGCGCATCTACTCACCCCACGGCGAACTGCTACGCGGCGAACTCGCCATACCGCCCCTGAGAAAGAATCTCTGA
- a CDS encoding bifunctional o-acetylhomoserine/o-acetylserine sulfhydrylase — MSDSTAPAAVAADGTLDPADWSFETKQIHAGQAPDAATGARALPIYQTTSYAFRDTDHAAALFGLAEPGNIYTRIMNPTQDAVEQRIAALEGGVAALLLASGQAAETYAILNLAQAGDHIVASPHLYGGTYNLLHYSLPKLGIEVSFVADPDDLEQWRAAVRPNTKAFYGETVANPSSSILDIPGIAEVAHAAGVPLIVDNTVATPYLIQPLKLGADIVVHSATKYLGGHGSAVAGVIVDGGGFDWTVRDAAGESRFPGFTTPDPSYHGAVFADLGAPAYALKARVQLLRDLGAAVSPFNAFLIAQGIETLSLRVERHVANAQAVAEFLAGQPGVEKVYYAGLPDSPWFERGKQLAPKGVGAIVSFELAGGVDAGKKFVEALVLHSHVANIGDVRSLVIHPASTTHSQLTPAEQLASGVTPGLVRLAVGIEGIGDILADLRAGLTAAAS; from the coding sequence ATGAGTGACTCGACCGCGCCCGCGGCCGTTGCGGCTGACGGCACCCTCGATCCGGCCGATTGGTCCTTCGAGACCAAGCAGATTCACGCCGGCCAGGCGCCCGATGCGGCCACCGGGGCCCGCGCCCTGCCCATCTACCAGACCACCTCCTACGCCTTCCGCGACACCGATCACGCCGCCGCGCTGTTCGGGCTCGCCGAGCCGGGCAATATCTACACCCGGATCATGAACCCCACCCAGGACGCGGTGGAACAGCGCATCGCCGCCCTCGAAGGCGGTGTGGCGGCGCTGCTGCTGGCCTCCGGACAGGCCGCAGAAACCTACGCGATCCTGAATCTGGCGCAGGCCGGCGACCACATCGTGGCCAGCCCGCACCTCTACGGCGGCACCTACAACCTGCTGCACTACTCGCTGCCCAAGCTGGGCATCGAGGTCAGCTTCGTCGCCGATCCCGACGATCTCGAGCAGTGGCGCGCGGCCGTGCGACCCAACACCAAGGCGTTCTACGGTGAGACGGTTGCCAATCCGAGCAGCTCGATCCTCGACATCCCGGGCATCGCCGAGGTCGCGCACGCGGCGGGTGTGCCGCTCATCGTGGACAACACCGTCGCCACCCCGTACCTGATCCAGCCGTTGAAGCTGGGCGCGGACATCGTCGTGCATTCGGCCACCAAGTACCTGGGCGGCCACGGGTCGGCGGTCGCCGGCGTGATCGTGGACGGCGGCGGTTTCGACTGGACGGTGCGCGACGCGGCGGGCGAGTCCCGGTTCCCCGGCTTCACCACGCCCGATCCGAGCTACCACGGCGCGGTCTTCGCCGATCTCGGCGCGCCCGCCTACGCGCTCAAGGCCCGCGTGCAGCTGCTGCGCGATCTGGGCGCGGCGGTCTCGCCGTTCAACGCCTTCCTCATCGCGCAGGGCATCGAGACGCTGAGCCTGCGCGTCGAGCGGCACGTGGCCAACGCGCAGGCGGTCGCGGAGTTCCTCGCCGGGCAGCCGGGCGTCGAGAAGGTGTACTACGCGGGGCTTCCCGACTCCCCGTGGTTCGAGCGTGGCAAACAGCTGGCACCCAAGGGCGTCGGCGCCATCGTGTCCTTCGAACTGGCGGGCGGCGTGGACGCCGGCAAGAAGTTCGTGGAGGCGCTGGTGCTGCACAGCCATGTCGCTAACATCGGGGACGTGCGCTCGCTCGTCATCCACCCGGCCTCCACCACGCACTCCCAGCTGACGCCCGCCGAGCAGTTGGCTTCCGGCGTCACGCCTGGTCTGGTGCGTTTGGCCGTGGGTATCGAGGGCATCGGCGACATCCTGGCGGATCTGCGCGCCGGACTGACGGCGGCGGCAAGTTGA
- a CDS encoding MBL fold metallo-hydrolase produces the protein MTTPLTVTRIGHACQLIELGDIRVLTDPWFTETATYHPGEPVTATVAGLGRIDALAISHEHYDHCDLDALIAGGFDLDTPLIGPGTVTAIAARKGFRDLRTIEAWESTTVGDLRVTATPGEHGVHEVTFVLQSGGRTVFFGGDSLRVPELDTLPTRFGHFDLTILPTNGLCVRPADMRQVVMDAEQAAALTAVLRPTLAIPHHYAFHSGRLGDRMITKADNDPRHYADAVARLAPGVEVRMVLPGTAVHIA, from the coding sequence ATGACCACTCCGCTCACAGTGACCCGCATCGGGCATGCCTGCCAGCTCATCGAACTCGGCGACATCCGGGTACTGACCGATCCGTGGTTCACCGAGACCGCGACCTACCACCCGGGCGAACCGGTCACCGCAACCGTCGCGGGTCTGGGCCGCATCGACGCCCTAGCGATCAGCCACGAGCACTATGACCACTGCGACCTGGACGCACTGATCGCGGGCGGCTTCGACCTCGACACGCCCCTGATCGGCCCGGGCACCGTGACGGCCATCGCGGCCCGCAAAGGATTTCGAGACCTGCGGACCATCGAAGCCTGGGAGTCGACGACCGTCGGCGACCTGCGGGTGACGGCCACGCCCGGCGAGCACGGCGTCCACGAGGTCACCTTCGTACTCCAATCCGGCGGGCGCACCGTGTTTTTCGGCGGCGATTCGCTACGGGTCCCTGAACTCGACACCCTCCCAACCCGTTTCGGGCACTTCGACCTGACGATCCTGCCGACCAACGGCCTATGCGTGCGCCCGGCCGATATGCGCCAGGTCGTCATGGATGCCGAGCAGGCCGCCGCCCTGACCGCCGTATTGCGTCCGACCCTGGCGATCCCGCACCACTACGCCTTCCACAGCGGCCGCCTCGGTGACCGCATGATCACCAAGGCGGACAACGACCCTCGTCACTACGCCGACGCGGTCGCCCGCCTCGCACCGGGCGTCGAGGTCCGCATGGTCCTACCCGGAACGGCGGTGCACATCGCATAA
- a CDS encoding DUF3017 domain-containing protein, with protein sequence MLLVVAVLGAAVVFLALEHWRLGTFLLGGAALLGAALRLVVPTERAGLLAVRGKVFDVAWLTVLSGAIIVLAATINSLGVT encoded by the coding sequence ATGTTGCTGGTGGTGGCGGTGCTGGGGGCGGCCGTCGTGTTTCTGGCGTTGGAGCATTGGCGGCTTGGGACGTTTCTGCTCGGTGGGGCCGCGCTGCTGGGGGCGGCGTTGCGGCTTGTTGTGCCGACCGAGCGGGCGGGGCTGCTCGCGGTGCGGGGCAAGGTGTTCGACGTCGCCTGGCTGACGGTGTTGAGCGGCGCGATCATTGTGCTGGCCGCGACCATCAACAGCCTCGGCGTCACGTAG